In Nilaparvata lugens isolate BPH chromosome 5, ASM1435652v1, whole genome shotgun sequence, the following proteins share a genomic window:
- the LOC111059745 gene encoding craniofacial development protein 2-like: protein MNFATWNVRGVNKKEVELMQELKQHKIHLAVITETKKKLKGTKDWGEFIEIWSGVDQNRRASAGVMVLVDQRWKNRIESYSFLSERIIRVRFKMDRGYLTLFGTYAPEEGKKEATIEFYEELQKQLTACNKADYVIVAGDLNARVGNQPIPQVVGTFGEYHLNENGRQLRDFCTYNELKITNTFFRKKDIHKYTWTGRGYRSLIDYVIVNKKLSGQVQDTRVYRGSDVASDHFLVVSKINLWTRWRKASKPQNKADNNVFKVYLLQTESIRTLYQTRLTQRLSTRPTAATIEGEWKNIKDTIKEVAHEILGTKKIVKRRKGLKIWNDEISQAIADKKKAYKELLQSPTDHTKENYRLKRNIAKTTVRKAHEDSWDRYISGIEDDLHGRQEVAYKWMRHLNSTVKEMAEIKNVSKHEWIEHYKELWYDQDLPVMESIDQRMDPIGGRQGEGGRMVTTT, encoded by the coding sequence ATGAATTTTGCAACATGGAACGTGAGAGGAGTGAATAAGAAGGAGGTGGAGCTGATGCAAGAGTTGAAACAGCATAAGATACACCTGGCTGTGATAACGGAGACTAAGAAGAAGCTGAAGGGAACAAAAGATTGGGGAGAGTTCATTGAAATTTGGAGTGGAGTAGACCAAAATAGGAGAGCTAGCGCTGGAGTGATGGTCTTGGTTGATCAGAGATGGAAAAATAGAATAGAGAGTTACTCCTTTCTtagtgaaagaataataaggGTCCGATTCAAGATGGACAGAGGttacttgactttatttggcaCATATGCTCctgaagaaggaaaaaaagagGCTACGATAGAATTCTATGAAGAATTACAGAAACAGTTGACCGCATGCAACAAAGCAGACTATGTGATTGTAGCTGGAGATTTGAATGCTCGAGTAGGAAACCAGCCGATTCCACAGGTGGTAGGAACATTTGGGGAATATCACCTGAATGAGAATGGTAGACAGTTGCGAGACTTTTGCACATACAATGAGCTGAAGATCACAAATacattctttagaaaaaaagaCATACACAAATATACCTGGACAGGGAGAGGATACAGATCTCTGATTGACTATGTGATTGTGAACAAGAAACTGTCCGGACAGGTTCAGGATACCAGAGTTTATAGAGGTAGTGATGTAGCCAGTGACCATTTCCTCGTGGTTTCCAAAATTAATTTGTGGACAAGATGGAGGAAAGCGAGTAAACCTCAAAACAAAGCGGATAACAACGTATTCAAAGTGTATCTTTTGCAAACCGAGAGTATAAGAACTTTATATCAGACAAGACTAACACAAAGGCTCTCTACAAGACCGACAGCAGCAACAATTGAAGGCGAATGGAAAAATATCAAAGACACTATCAAAGAAGTAGCCCATGAAATACTTGGCacgaaaaaaattgttaaaagacgaaaaggtttgaaaatttggaacGACGAGATTTCTCAAGCTATTGCAGACAAGAAAAAAGCATACAAGGAACTCCTTCAGTCACCAACAGACCACACAAAAGAAAATTATCGGCTCAAACGTAATATAGCGAAAACAACTGTTAGGAAAGCACATGAAGATTCATGGGACAGATACATCTCAGGAATAGAAGATGACCTTCATGGCAGGCAGGAAGTTGCTTACAAATGGATGAGACACCTTAATAGTACGGTCAAAGAAATGGCTGAGATAAAAAATGTGAGCAAACATGAATGGATTGAACACTACAAAGAACTGTGGTATGACCAAGATTTGCCAGTCATGGAAAGTATTGACCAGCGGATGGATCCA